The Chryseobacterium sp. G0186 genome includes the window TTTATATTTGTAGGAGAGACAGAGAAAATATCTTTAAAAACTTTCCTGTAATAGGAGTTATTAGGTGTTGAATCTTTTGTTTAATTACAAAACTGCAGCAATAGATGAGTGTAAAAGTTCCCAGATTTATCCTGAAAGTTCAGGAGTTTTTTGATGACATACATATTCCTGTTTTGGGAATATCGCTTTGGCAGATGTTTCAGATCTATATCTCCGGAATTTTTAAAGGAAAAATAGGAAGAAAAGCGGCTGCCATTTCCTGGAGCTTTACGATAAGTTTATTCCCTTTTATCCTTTTCCTGCTGTCGGTGCTGCCTTATATGCCGCATTACGACAAATTACAGTTCTATATTTTTGATGTATTGATGCATAATGTATTTCCATCCAATATGGAAGGCGATGTGAGAGGATATATAGAAACCAATATCATTCCCAATATGAAAGGAATCAGTAATCTGACGATTGTTTTGGCATTGATATTTGCAACGAATGGTACTTTCTCTCTTATCAATGGATTTAATGAAAATACAGAAGAAAAGTTAAGTGATGTAAAGGAATTTATCCTTTCATTTTTTATCACAATAGGTTTTATTACTATTGTCTTCTTAGCATTGTTTGGAGTGTATTATGTAGAGGTGGTGATGAAGCTGTTTACTCCCGCCTATGATGTGCCATGGCTGGTGGATAACCTTTCCAGTATCATTGGTTTTGTATCTTTTCCGCTGTTTTACTTTATTCTTCTTACTCTTTTCTATTGGTTGGGAACTGTGAAAATAAGCAGATTCAGACAGGCTATTCCGGGAGCTATTCTGACCACTATATTATTTGTGGTCACAACGTATATCTTTGCTATTTATGTAAAGGATATTGCCCGTTACAACGTTCTTTACGGTTCCATTGGAAGTATGATCCTGTTGATGGTATGGGTGAATGTAAATGTGTATCTTCTGTTATTCGGAAATGAGCTGAATATGGCCATCAGAAAGCTCAGAATAGAAAAGCTGCTGTCTGATGAGATTCAAAAAGAAACGGTTCATTATCATTCTCAGATCACAGAACCCAACTTTGACAGTGATGAAGAACATCAAAGAAAGCTGGGTGATCTGAAAAAAAATTAATTTTCTTCAAGTTCTGTATTTTCCTTTGAGCTTAAACTTAAGATGGTAAATCCTAAGATGGCTGCAATAAAGGAAGCAATAAGAATGGCGAATTTCGCTTCATCCTGAATCATAATTTCACCTTTAAAGGATAGTAACGCGATAAAAATAGACATGGTAAAGCCAATTCCGGCAAGTAAACCTACTCCGATCATCTGAAGCCAGTTGCTGTTTTGTGGCAATGAACTTAGCTTAAATTTAATAGCGATAAAAGAGAATAGATTAATACCAATCAGTTTTCCAAGAACCAATCCGAAGATAATACCTAAGCCTAATGTACTGGTAGCACCTGCCACCATTTCACTTGAAAAAGTAATATTGGTATTCGTTAATGCAAAGATTGGCATGATCAGAAAACTTACAGGGATGTGAAGCTGGTGTTCCAGTTTTTCCAGGGGTGAAATTTCCACATTGGAAGCATTGGTAGGAATTGAAAATGCCAGCACAACTCCTGCTATTGTTGCATGAATTCCGGAATGATGCAGGAAATACCATAAAAACAGTCCCGGAATAATATAAAATATCGTTTTGGTAACCTTTAAAAAATTTAAAGCAAACAGAAGAGCTGTAACGCCAAAAGATAATAAAAGATAAGTCCAATGGATCTGATCCGTATAGAAAATAGCAATCACAAGAATAGCACCCAGGTCATCTACGATGGCCAATGCAGCAAGGAATATCTTAATGGAATTTGGGATTTTCTTACCCAGCATAGAAATAATGGCAAGAGAAAAGGCAATATCTGTAGCCATTGGAATTCCCCAACCGTTGCTGTATTCCGTTCCTGAGTTGAAAATAGTATAAATAACAGCCGGAACAAGCATTCCGCCTACCGCTGCAAAAATAGGGAGCGAGGCATTTTTAAAGGAAGAGAGTTCTCCTTCTACCAATTCCCTTTTTATTTCAAGACCTACCAAAAGGAAAAATATGGCCATCAGACCGTCATTGATCCAGATGCTGACCGGATATTCGAGATGGAATAGGTGAGTGCCCACTTCTTTGTCTAAAAACTGCTGAAAGCTTTCTGCAGCAGAAGAGTTGGCAATAAGTAATGAAATAAGCACACAGAAAATAAGGATGATTCCTGAGGCCTGACTGTTGTTGAAAAATTTTTTAAAATAAAGAGATAAATTCATATTTATGATTGTAGTCGTCTCACAATGGAGACTCCATTAATATTCTTGAGCTTCTTGAAAGTTTCTTCCAATTGCCCCTTGTTTTTGACTTCAAGATTGATATTTCCGGTGAAGATTCCATTATTGGATTCAATAGACATACTTTTCATATCCATTCCCATACTTCCACTGATGACGGTGGTAATATCATTGATCATCCCCATTCTGTCAAGACCTTCAATCTCAATTTTCACTCTGTTCTTAAAGCTTTCCGCATTTACCCATTTGGCGGGAATAACACGATAGTCATATTGCGCTCTAAGATTGATTGCATTCGGGCAATTATCGCTGTGTACCTTAATTCCATCGGAAATGGTAATGAATCCGAAGATTTTGTCTCCCGGAATTACCGTACAGCACTTTGCATAGCTGTAGTTCAGTTTTTCCTCGTCTTTTCCGAAGACAATCATGTCCAGGTTTTGCTCCTTAGGTTCTTCGAAGCGCAGATTTTTTGTCGGAGATTTTCTGAATCTTGAAAGAAGGTTGTTGAATACGTTCTTACTTTCAATGTATTTTCTTAAGCTGCTTGCATCCAGTTCATTGGTCTGGAATTTAAGAAACAACTCTTGTGAGGATTTTAAATTAAAGAATTTCTGAAGTTTATTAATTTCTTCATCATTGAAATTGATCTTCGCATGACGAAGTTTTCTCTGTAAAGTTTCTTTTCCTTCTTCTACCAGTTGATTTTTCTGAGAATTCAGATAGCTTTTAATCTTGGACTTCGCTTTTGAGGTGACTACAAATTCCAGCCAGTCGGATTTTGGTTTTTGATTTTGAGAGGAAAGAATATCCACCTGATCTCCGTTCTGAAGAATGTAAGAGATGGGAACCAGTTTTCCGTTAATTTTAGCGCCCAGGCACTTCATTCCCAAATCAGAGTGAACTGAAAAGGCAAAATCCAGAGCTGTGGCATTGGTAGGTAAAATTTTGATTTCTCCTTTTGGGGTAAATACGAAAACCTCCTTTGAATAAAGATTAAGCTTAATATTGTCTAGAAGCTCAGAAGTGGAAAGATTTTGTTGCTGTTCAAGAACTTCACGAATTTCTGTTACCCATTTTTCAAAATTTCTGTCATCAGAACTTTGCTTGTAGCCTTCCTTGTATTTGTAGTGGGCAGCCACTCCTTTTTCAGCAATTTCATCCATACGCTCTGAACGGATCTGTACTTCGATCCATTTTTTATCAGGACCTAAAACCGTTAAGTGTAAACTCTCATATCCGGTGGAACGTGGCTGTGTGATCCAGTCACGCATTCTTGACGGGTTACTGTGATATACATCTGTAACAATAGAATAGATCTTCCAGGCCAGAAATTTTTCATTTTTAGCGTCAGATTTATAAATAATTCTGATGGCGTAGTTATCAAAAACCTCTTCAAAAGAAACTCCCTGCTTCAGCATTTTCCTGTAAATGGAAGAAATTGCCTTTGCACGACCTTTGATCTTAAAGTTTAATCCTTCTTCGCGAAGTCTTTCAGAAGCCTCTTTCTTGAACTCTTCAATGTATCTTTCACGGCTTTCCTTAGCCAGTTCCAATTTCTCGGTGATCTCATTATAGACTTCGGGATTATTATATTTTAATGAAAGATCTTCCAGCTCAGACTTGATGTTGTATAATCCAAGACGGTGGGCCATCGGAGCATAGATGTAAACCGTTTCTGAAGCAATTTTTTTCTGCTTGTCCGGAGCCATGCTTTCAAGGGTCCGCATATTGTGAAGACGGTCTGCAATTTTGATCAAAATTACCCTGAAATCCTCAGACAGCGTTAACAACAGTTTTCTGTAGTTTTCAGACTGTACGGAGATATTCTGATGATTCATGATGGAGATCTTGGTAAGGCCATTCACGATACCGGCAATCTTTTCTCCAAAAATCTTTTTAAGATCATCATAGGTGTAATCAGAGTCTTCAATCACATCATGCAAAAGAGCACAGGCAATGGAAGTTGCTCCCAAACCAATTTCTGTCGCTACAATTTTGGCTACAGCGATTGGGTGGTAGATGTAGGGTTCGCCAGATTTTCTCCTTTGATCTTTGTGGGCATCCAATGCAATGTCGAATGCCTTTCGGATGAGTTTATTATTTTCCTCATCCAATGTTCTGTATGTGTTAGAAATCAGGTCCTTATATCTGGCAAGGATCTCTTTATTCTCTTGTTCTAGATCGTAACTCATTTGTGCAGATGCCTATATTTAGACGAAAATACGAAAAATTTTAGTTTTTTCAAACATAAAAAATCCGTAGAATATACTACGGATTCTTGGTTACTAGGTTTTATATCGATTAGAATTTTACTTCTGAATTCATCCCGTCGCTTGACGTTTTGATCTTAATGTCAGGGCTGTTATGGATTTCGGCCCTGTTTCTGGCGTCGATGTACTTTTTAATAGTGTCATAGTTGGCCTGGTCAATGCTCATGTTTTCAAATACATAGGTTTTTTTTACTGCATATTGAGAGAAAATACTCCGGGCAGTATCAAGTTGGCCACTATCCTTTACCGCAACACTGGCTAGGTACTGGGTATTATCCATTTCACTATTAAGGTATATAATATAATCTGAATTTTGGAATCCTGAATTCTCCAGATCGCTTTCAAGCTTTTTGTAATCGCTATGGTGCTCAAATAGCCCAGCTAATATATTTGACATAATTAATGGGTTTTAAAGTTGATTAAAGTTAATGATATTTTTTTAAATTTTAATAGTAATTCAATAAAAATTACTTATTAATATTCTATCTATATAGTTTTGTTAAAATGTTTGAAAATATCTATTTAATGGGTGTTTAATTTTTTGGATTAAATAAATAAAACCAACATTTTTTGATTGACTCTGTCTCTCTGGTATAAAGCTCCGAAGAGTAGTATTGCTATCTTAACTCTAATTTTATGATATAGATGAATACATTGCTCACAAGGATTTGATCCTTCATTTCTTTATTTTGTAGCCTGTCATTCTGAATGACATGATGTGAATTGTTTGTATTTGCTCGATCTGCAAAATCAAAGAGAGATGATTCAAAAAGCTTTCATGATACATAAAAAGAGACCATTTCATGTAGAAATGATCTCTTTGTTTTAAAAGTTGAAATTGAATTAAATTCTTTCGTTCTTTATTTCCTCTACAATTTCAGGATTCAATAAGGTACTGATATCTCCAAAGTTGCTGAAGTCTCCCTCTGCAATCTTTCTTAATATTCTACGCATTATCTTTCCGGAGCGGGTCTTCGGAAGACCTGACACAAACTGTATCTTATCCAGTTTTGCGATAGGACCAATCTGATCTGAAATCAACTGATTGATCTCTTTTTTAAGATTTTCTTTATCACGGCCTTCTCCGGTCTCTTTAAGTGTTATATATCCATAAAGTGCACTTCCTTTAATGTCATGCGGATAGCCTACAATAGCAGATTCTGCGACAGCAGGATGCTGATTGATGCTGTCTTCAATAGGGGCAGTTCCCAGATTATGCCCTGAAACAATGATGACATCATCCACACGACCTGTAATTCTGTAATAACCTACTTCGTCTCTCAGTGCTCCGTCACCGGTAAAGTATTTCCCCGGGAAAGCTGTAAAGTAAGTTTCCTTATATCTTTGGTGATCTCCCCAGATTGTTCTTGCAATTCCCGGCCACGGAAAACGGATGCAAAGATTTCCCGTTACCTGATTTCCTGTAATTTCGTTGCGTTTGTCATCCATCAGTACAGGCTGAATTCCCGGTAAAGGCAGGGTAGCATAGGTTGGTTTTGTAGGGGTAACAAATGGGAGTGGTGAGATCATAATTCCTCCAGTTTCAGTCTGCCACCAGGTATCCACAATGGGGCATTTTTTCTTTCCGACATGATCATTGAACCAGTGCCATGCTTCGTCATTAATAGGTTCACCTACAGATCCTATTACCTTCAGGGAACTTAGGTCGTGTTTGTCTACCCATTCCGTGCTTTCTTTGGCTAAGGAACGGATTGCGGTAGGAGCGGTATAGAACTGAGTAATTTTATGTTTTTCAATTACTTCCCAGAAACGGTCCGGTTCAGGGTAGGTAGGAACCCCTTCGAAGATGACGGTAGTAGCTCCGTTTAATAACGGTCCGTAAAGAATATAAGAGTGTCCTGTGATCCATCCAATGTCGGCAGTACACCAATAAATATCATTTTCCTTATAATTGAATACGTTTTTAAAGGTATAGGCAGTGTAGACCATATAGCCTGCACAGGTATGAAGCATTCCTTTTGGTTTTCCTGTAGAACCGGAAGTATAAAGGATGAAAAGCGGATCTTCAGAATCCATGATTACCGTTACAAAATCCGGAGATGCTTTTTCGTAAAGATCGGCCAGCCAGTAATCTCTTTCTTCTTTCATTTTGATTTCGTTGTGGGTTCTTTTAACAACAAGAACTTTTTCAACGGTTGGTGTTTTTTCCAAGGCTTCATCTACAATGCTTTTCAGGTCCAAAACCTTGTTTCCTCTATAGCTTCCGTCTGAGGTGATGACCATCTTAGCTTCACAGTCATTAACTCTTGAGGCTACTGCCGAAGCGGAGAACCCTGCAAATATAACGGAATGAACGGCCCCCAATTTAGCACAAGCCAGCATGGTAACGGCCAGTTCAGGAATCATAGGCAGGTAAATACATACCCTGTCTCCTTTTTCAATTCCCATATCACGCAGAACGTTTGCCGTTTTGTTGACACGGGTATATAATTCGTTGTAAGAAATGTGTTGTGCCTCCTCTTTCGGATCATTAGGTTCCCAGATGATGGCGGTTTTATCTCCTCTTATGGCTAGATGTCTGTCGATACAGTTTTTTGTGATATTGAGCTTGGCATTTTTGAACCAAGTAATCTTAGCTTCATTCATGTCATATTTAACGACCTTGCTCCATCTCTGATACCACACAAAGTTTTGATCAGCTACCTTATCCCAGAATTTCTTTGGATTTTTGATAGACTTTTTATAATCCTCAAAGTATTGTGGTAAATCTTCTATTAAGTAATTTCTCATATCCCTTTTGTTTTTTTGAAATTTGAATTGTATTGATAATTTGTTTAGCGTTTTGATTAATGTGAACTTACATTTTAAAATATAAGGACTATTTGTTGTTTAGAATTTTTGTTTTTCTGTGATTTGCTCCATCAAATGATACTTAAATATATGTTTAATTTTTCGGCTAAGCCCTATATTCATTGATTTTTTCCTGAATTTCTTCAATGATTTTCTCATCGTCAATTGTAGAGGGAATCTGAAAATCTTTTCCATCCAGCAGTGTTCTGATCAGTTTTCTTAAGATCTTTCCGGAACGGGTTTTGGGTAAACGTTTGACCACCATAGCATTTTTTAAAAAAGCTACCGCTCCAATTTTCTCACGAACCATTTGGATAATGTCTTTCTCAATATCTTCCTCCGAAATTGTTGTTCCATTCTTCAAAACAATGGCTGCAAAAGGTACCTGACCTCTTAAGGCATCATCAATTCCCACTACAGCGCATTCCGCAACATCAGGGTGTGAAGCAACAATCTCTTCCATTTCGGAAGTAGAGAGTCTGTGTCCCGCAACATTGATCACATCATCCACTCTTCCCGTGATGAAGATATAGCCGTCTTCATCCTGTATGGCACCGTCTCCGGAGAAATAATACCCATTGTATTGTGATAGGTAGCTGCTTTCAAAACGGCTGTGATCTTTCCATATTCCAAGTAAAGCACCTGGAGGAAGCGGAAGTTTGATAACTAAGTACCCTTCATGATGGGGATTGAGTTCCAGTCCATTTTCATCAAAAATTTTAATATCATACCCCGGAATAGGTTTTCCGGCGGAAGCTCTTTTTATTTTATACTGATCATCAAAGGTCATTAACCCCAGCATAGGCCATCCTGATTCTGTCTGCCACCAATGGTCAATGGCAGGAACGCCAATATGTTCTTCAAACCAATCCAGTGTGGCTACATCGCATCTTTCACCTGCTAAAAACTGTTTTTTGAAATGAGACAGATCATATTTTTTCACCAGTTCTCCATCCGGATCTTCCTTTTTGATCGCTCTGATTGCGGTAGGAGCAGTAAACATTACAGAAACCTTGTATTCCGAAATAATTCTCCAGAAAGTTCCCGCATCAGGGGTCATAATAGGTTTTCCCTCAAAGATAATTGTAGTATTTCTGTTGAGCAGCGGTCCATACACTGAAAAACTATGGCCTACAGCCCATCCAAAGTCTGATGCTGCCCAATAGGTTTCTCCCGGATCAACACCATATACATACTTCATTGAAAATTTCAATGCGGTGGCATAGCCTCCGGTATCACGAACGATTCCTTTCGGTTTTCCTGTGGTACCTGAAGTATAGAGCAGATAAAGCGGGTGAGTGGATTCAACAGAAACACAGTCTGCGGGTTCTGATTGTTGAAGCAATTCTTCATAATCGATCAATCCGTCAAACATTTCGTGTTGATTTTCAACCAGTTTCCTGTTGTAAACAATGATGTTATCTACCTTGTCTTGCGCCAGCTCAATCGCTTTTTCTACCAATGGAAGATAGGGGATTCTCTTTGCAATTTCTATCCCTGCGGTTGCTGTGATTAAAACCTTGGGCTTGCAGTCATCAATTCTCACCACCAATTCATGAGGAGCAAATCCTCCGAAAACAACATTATGAATCACTCCAATCCTTGCGCAGGCTAACATTGCAAAAAGAGTCTGCGGAATCATAGGCATATAGATCACAGCTGTATCTCCTTTTTTTAATCCAAGAGAAGTTAGTCCGCCCGCAAACTTTGAAATTTCTTCCTTAGCCTGATTGAAGGTATAGGTTTTCTTTTGCTTGGTTACAGGAGAATCATATACGATGGCGATCTGTTCTCCAAAACCGTCTTCAATATGCTGGTCAATGCATAGATAGCACATATTGAGCTTCCCGTCAGCAAACCACTGTGGATAATCATTGGGATCCTTCGAAAGAATCTGCTGCGGAAATTCAAACCACTTAATTTCTTCAGCCTGTTCTTTCCAGAAGTGCTCTTTATTTTCTATGCTTTGTTTAAACTGAGTATCTGTGTTCATATCAATAGTCATGTAGTTTTTTTTGAGGCTTATTGCTAATCGGGTGATTTTTTATTTTGAACCATTAAGGCTTGAGTTAAATTTTATCTGAAGTCTTGATTCTTGTCTCTTGATTCTCGCTTCTTCTTTCCTGCTACTCAAACATCTCCTCAATCTGCTGCATCAGTTTCTTAATGGAATAAGGCTTCGTTACATAAGCGTCAGCACCCATATCCAATCCTTTTTCAATGTCTCTTGGATTGTTTTTGGCACTCAGGAAAATAACTTTTGTATTCTTTAGCTTTTCATCCTGTTTGATGATGTCCAGAGTACTGTAGCCGTCAAGATTAGGCATCATGATGTCGAGGAGGATCACATCGGGAACCATTGTTTTTAAAAATTCAAGTACTTCAGTTCCGTCTCTGGCAATATAAACATCATAGCCGCTCTTTTTAAAGCTATATTCCAGTGTCATTAATATTTTGTGTTCGTCGTCTGCAATGATTATCTTTTTCATAAAGGCTTTTTAGGGGTGTTCAACTTCATTTTTAATCCCGTTTGTTATTTTTTCAGGCATGCTGATGGTGAAAGTTACGCCAAGTCCGCTATTTTCGGCTTTGATACTTCCGTTGTGGGCCTGTATTATCTTTTTTGAAATAGCGAGTCCGAGACCGCTTCCTGTAGGTTTTAAAATATTCTGGTTTTTAGATTGATAGAATTTATCAAAGATCATTTCCAGATCTTCTTCCGGAATATGTTTTCCCGTATTAAAGATCGTAATGACCAGCTGGTTATCCTTTTCAAACAGCTTGGTTTGTATAGTTCCCTGTTCATCCGTAAATTTTAAGGCATTTCCCCAGATGTTCTGAAGCAGCTGGATCATTCTTGCTTCATCATATTCAAAGATAAACTCATTCAAAAGATTGACCTCGCTCAAATGAATGTTTTTCTGTTGTATCAGATGGAGCAGTGGGTTCAATGCTTTTTTATAGGTTTCAATAATATTGTTTTGCTGAATATGTAGCGAAATCTCACCATGTTGAAGCTTATCGAGATAAAGAATATCATTGATAATTTCACTTAGCCTGTCTGATTCTGTAATGATGTTATTTAAAAATTCCTGTTTGATGTCTAACGGAATATCTTCGTCGTCAGCCAGAATTTCCCCTGCCGAGCGGATGGCTGTGATCGGCGTTCTCAGTTCGTGGGCTACAGAATCCAGAAAGTCATCTTTTTGACGGTCTTTGACGATAAGGCTCTGATTGGCGGTTCTAAGGTCGTCTGAAAGCTTTTGTAACTCTTCAGACTGTTCTGTAAGTTTTTTATTTAAACTGATGTTTTCCTTAGATTCCTCAAGGATATTCAATACCTCCTTTAAAGATATTTTATCTTCCTTGGTTACCCCTTCAATCAAAATCTTGGCAGATGCTGTACCGATTCTTCCAGCCAAAAGGTTCTCTGAAAATTTGATAAATCTTGAATCGGCAGTTTCAGTTTTAGAATCGATATTATATTTTAAATTGAAAATTCTTAAAGCCTGTTCCGTCTTGTTTTTGCCTAAAAATCTCTCCAGAATGTTTTGAATATCAGAAATATAAGCCGTTCCCCGCCAGATAAAAGCGTTTTCATGGTTTTGAATATATTTGTCGATGTCTACATATAGTTCTGCAAAGTTTCTTTCCCGGTAATTTCCTTTGGTGCTGACAGAAATAATGGTAAATAAGCCTGTATTCACCAGAAGAGACCAAAAGAAGATCTGCGGGATTTTTGTCAGAAAAGGAATCGTGAAAAAGTCAAAAGAATTGTACATATCCCTTAAAACACCTTTGAATTCCTGATTATATGAGAAATAATACTGAGGAATGATCAATCCGAAATAACAGATGGCCAATCCTGCTGCAAGTCCGATAACAGCACCTTTATAGCTTCCTCTCCTCCAGAATAAGGCTCCGAAAAATGCAGGTGCCAATTGTGCAATCACTACAAATGAAATTAATCCCACAGAATCCAGTGATGTTTTCAGAATAAAGTATTTATAGAAGACAAATGCCATAATGATCAGCGCGAAAATGCTGAATTTTCGGATGTTGGTAATGCTTCTTGTATTTTGTACCTCATTTTCAGACTTAAATTTTCCAAGCAATCCGTAAGGAATGATCAGGTTATTGGAAAGCATGATGGATAAGGTGATAGCGGAAATAATAATCATGGAAATGCATGAGCTTAATCCTCCGAGAAAAACCAAAACAGTGATCAGCGTATTGTC containing:
- a CDS encoding RelA/SpoT family protein codes for the protein MSYDLEQENKEILARYKDLISNTYRTLDEENNKLIRKAFDIALDAHKDQRRKSGEPYIYHPIAVAKIVATEIGLGATSIACALLHDVIEDSDYTYDDLKKIFGEKIAGIVNGLTKISIMNHQNISVQSENYRKLLLTLSEDFRVILIKIADRLHNMRTLESMAPDKQKKIASETVYIYAPMAHRLGLYNIKSELEDLSLKYNNPEVYNEITEKLELAKESRERYIEEFKKEASERLREEGLNFKIKGRAKAISSIYRKMLKQGVSFEEVFDNYAIRIIYKSDAKNEKFLAWKIYSIVTDVYHSNPSRMRDWITQPRSTGYESLHLTVLGPDKKWIEVQIRSERMDEIAEKGVAAHYKYKEGYKQSSDDRNFEKWVTEIREVLEQQQNLSTSELLDNIKLNLYSKEVFVFTPKGEIKILPTNATALDFAFSVHSDLGMKCLGAKINGKLVPISYILQNGDQVDILSSQNQKPKSDWLEFVVTSKAKSKIKSYLNSQKNQLVEEGKETLQRKLRHAKINFNDEEINKLQKFFNLKSSQELFLKFQTNELDASSLRKYIESKNVFNNLLSRFRKSPTKNLRFEEPKEQNLDMIVFGKDEEKLNYSYAKCCTVIPGDKIFGFITISDGIKVHSDNCPNAINLRAQYDYRVIPAKWVNAESFKNRVKIEIEGLDRMGMINDITTVISGSMGMDMKSMSIESNNGIFTGNINLEVKNKGQLEETFKKLKNINGVSIVRRLQS
- a CDS encoding response regulator transcription factor, with amino-acid sequence MKKIIIADDEHKILMTLEYSFKKSGYDVYIARDGTEVLEFLKTMVPDVILLDIMMPNLDGYSTLDIIKQDEKLKNTKVIFLSAKNNPRDIEKGLDMGADAYVTKPYSIKKLMQQIEEMFE
- the acs gene encoding acetate--CoA ligase, producing MRNYLIEDLPQYFEDYKKSIKNPKKFWDKVADQNFVWYQRWSKVVKYDMNEAKITWFKNAKLNITKNCIDRHLAIRGDKTAIIWEPNDPKEEAQHISYNELYTRVNKTANVLRDMGIEKGDRVCIYLPMIPELAVTMLACAKLGAVHSVIFAGFSASAVASRVNDCEAKMVITSDGSYRGNKVLDLKSIVDEALEKTPTVEKVLVVKRTHNEIKMKEERDYWLADLYEKASPDFVTVIMDSEDPLFILYTSGSTGKPKGMLHTCAGYMVYTAYTFKNVFNYKENDIYWCTADIGWITGHSYILYGPLLNGATTVIFEGVPTYPEPDRFWEVIEKHKITQFYTAPTAIRSLAKESTEWVDKHDLSSLKVIGSVGEPINDEAWHWFNDHVGKKKCPIVDTWWQTETGGIMISPLPFVTPTKPTYATLPLPGIQPVLMDDKRNEITGNQVTGNLCIRFPWPGIARTIWGDHQRYKETYFTAFPGKYFTGDGALRDEVGYYRITGRVDDVIIVSGHNLGTAPIEDSINQHPAVAESAIVGYPHDIKGSALYGYITLKETGEGRDKENLKKEINQLISDQIGPIAKLDKIQFVSGLPKTRSGKIMRRILRKIAEGDFSNFGDISTLLNPEIVEEIKNERI
- the nhaA gene encoding Na+/H+ antiporter NhaA gives rise to the protein MNLSLYFKKFFNNSQASGIILIFCVLISLLIANSSAAESFQQFLDKEVGTHLFHLEYPVSIWINDGLMAIFFLLVGLEIKRELVEGELSSFKNASLPIFAAVGGMLVPAVIYTIFNSGTEYSNGWGIPMATDIAFSLAIISMLGKKIPNSIKIFLAALAIVDDLGAILVIAIFYTDQIHWTYLLLSFGVTALLFALNFLKVTKTIFYIIPGLFLWYFLHHSGIHATIAGVVLAFSIPTNASNVEISPLEKLEHQLHIPVSFLIMPIFALTNTNITFSSEMVAGATSTLGLGIIFGLVLGKLIGINLFSFIAIKFKLSSLPQNSNWLQMIGVGLLAGIGFTMSIFIALLSFKGEIMIQDEAKFAILIASFIAAILGFTILSLSSKENTELEEN
- a CDS encoding ATP-binding protein, which codes for MSSFALFFVVLFYLALLFLVAHLAEKKRSKLWINNPYIYALSLAVYCTAWTYYGSIGVAATSGLNYLPIYIGPVMIIPAWIYINTRIVRISRVNKISSLADFISLRYGNSRSFSAIITVVCLLAIVPYIGLQIKAISETFHLVTETSMSKDILTDNATFVVVLIALFSSYYGTKYVDASEKRLGIISAIALESFLKLFFIIILGFFVIYYVFDGFSDIYQKASQFEDFKEKNTFNGTEGAMNWMVLCMISATAICILPRQFHTAIVENRQEKHIRTAIWFFPLYLLIFTIFIFPIAWGGRLIFDGQKVNPEFYSILIPQHFDNTLITVLVFLGGLSSCISMIIISAITLSIMLSNNLIIPYGLLGKFKSENEVQNTRSITNIRKFSIFALIIMAFVFYKYFILKTSLDSVGLISFVVIAQLAPAFFGALFWRRGSYKGAVIGLAAGLAICYFGLIIPQYYFSYNQEFKGVLRDMYNSFDFFTIPFLTKIPQIFFWSLLVNTGLFTIISVSTKGNYRERNFAELYVDIDKYIQNHENAFIWRGTAYISDIQNILERFLGKNKTEQALRIFNLKYNIDSKTETADSRFIKFSENLLAGRIGTASAKILIEGVTKEDKISLKEVLNILEESKENISLNKKLTEQSEELQKLSDDLRTANQSLIVKDRQKDDFLDSVAHELRTPITAIRSAGEILADDEDIPLDIKQEFLNNIITESDRLSEIINDILYLDKLQHGEISLHIQQNNIIETYKKALNPLLHLIQQKNIHLSEVNLLNEFIFEYDEARMIQLLQNIWGNALKFTDEQGTIQTKLFEKDNQLVITIFNTGKHIPEEDLEMIFDKFYQSKNQNILKPTGSGLGLAISKKIIQAHNGSIKAENSGLGVTFTISMPEKITNGIKNEVEHP
- a CDS encoding AMP-binding protein, coding for MNTDTQFKQSIENKEHFWKEQAEEIKWFEFPQQILSKDPNDYPQWFADGKLNMCYLCIDQHIEDGFGEQIAIVYDSPVTKQKKTYTFNQAKEEISKFAGGLTSLGLKKGDTAVIYMPMIPQTLFAMLACARIGVIHNVVFGGFAPHELVVRIDDCKPKVLITATAGIEIAKRIPYLPLVEKAIELAQDKVDNIIVYNRKLVENQHEMFDGLIDYEELLQQSEPADCVSVESTHPLYLLYTSGTTGKPKGIVRDTGGYATALKFSMKYVYGVDPGETYWAASDFGWAVGHSFSVYGPLLNRNTTIIFEGKPIMTPDAGTFWRIISEYKVSVMFTAPTAIRAIKKEDPDGELVKKYDLSHFKKQFLAGERCDVATLDWFEEHIGVPAIDHWWQTESGWPMLGLMTFDDQYKIKRASAGKPIPGYDIKIFDENGLELNPHHEGYLVIKLPLPPGALLGIWKDHSRFESSYLSQYNGYYFSGDGAIQDEDGYIFITGRVDDVINVAGHRLSTSEMEEIVASHPDVAECAVVGIDDALRGQVPFAAIVLKNGTTISEEDIEKDIIQMVREKIGAVAFLKNAMVVKRLPKTRSGKILRKLIRTLLDGKDFQIPSTIDDEKIIEEIQEKINEYRA
- a CDS encoding YihY/virulence factor BrkB family protein, with protein sequence MSVKVPRFILKVQEFFDDIHIPVLGISLWQMFQIYISGIFKGKIGRKAAAISWSFTISLFPFILFLLSVLPYMPHYDKLQFYIFDVLMHNVFPSNMEGDVRGYIETNIIPNMKGISNLTIVLALIFATNGTFSLINGFNENTEEKLSDVKEFILSFFITIGFITIVFLALFGVYYVEVVMKLFTPAYDVPWLVDNLSSIIGFVSFPLFYFILLTLFYWLGTVKISRFRQAIPGAILTTILFVVTTYIFAIYVKDIARYNVLYGSIGSMILLMVWVNVNVYLLLFGNELNMAIRKLRIEKLLSDEIQKETVHYHSQITEPNFDSDEEHQRKLGDLKKN